A part of Vanessa tameamea isolate UH-Manoa-2023 chromosome 20, ilVanTame1 primary haplotype, whole genome shotgun sequence genomic DNA contains:
- the LOC113401574 gene encoding mediator of RNA polymerase II transcription subunit 24, which translates to MVKMDASKMTSKTSSLKALILKAWRERWTDIQWGINIKTILPRGVSGDLYNLADCILQQAMVGCGANQLVISYLKHSLASHLVSYAAVLQRIAKFDAFHKPHCILSLLEFLEGFLDSITCRSKMEEEILAFAVSSIILWLLQVYHYSLSKYPSSNPIQSQELLEKSTTLLNSIVHSDFLLSMFYLAKQNDPDEFNEVTKKCQEITAFMMMNTQFKAPVTIHDTLQKICNMDIDKIAPLNTKPETVTHCLQALIAVNVLANPSADMQQLASQLMMIQRIKSYPLSRLYCELIRACFISLNDASKDASKQALWAAFTFLKLPQVINYLHNTCGTTNKDGDYSVEVVEAFEKLLQGTPLLDVVDAKNSCNSVVSLLEPLVKLNVISETQLAYFNQKRESKDIKLQKLEPTGLQGSVLSFITRAEPTLAGMLKTMGGDFHKTQDSLYVMLCQIVGGTTLDTILPVATVEGKLKLFVSRLIKFNEFALLTASEKGASQSKVYIFDLSFLILCSIVQDYGVDAVLEENGDSFFEQWVRDCMVHKGVHKSPEQILQKCDLQLMDIFIHHLSAPDFDFKNTNLKPHDLCTNVCGVIKEILFAWEQGSISSADVKRMLDSLRQKMTSLAVCASVWLCSYINVVHQDAYIKPLNMVQMFLSPPSEVELAQIDNFKERAILMCQIVRKMQYDIHPPLVPKSKVVPFTHCIVSKQPILEQLQSVWEDIKTRGYLHIDATQIVESLLNTAGPVWFVTNLIKEMLKFRYQDDLDRSVDIILAMFHLDIEKCTEALLLHVLPQYLYNAKLCDELVEPQSAILAKLCVYSIYASLEHSISNRVNISRKRRHDDSEDLDTMATSSKVRRMNDNTSDSLYYSQGQSMSGIVIKEPLQSALDVLYKSFSQLAGKNGDVTPQTQFIFEFMVYVVQCGQERAQVVLQKMPSEIIPTLIKALPDNFNVGLILRLYDLSTSYGRKDTARDLCLLRNMRLRPE; encoded by the coding sequence ATGGTGAAAATGGATGCTTCTAAAATGACCAGTAAAACAAGCTCTCTTAaggctttaattttaaaagcttGGCGTGAAAGGTGGACTGATATCCAATGGGgcataaatatcaaaactattctTCCAAGAGGTGTCAGTGGAGACTTGTATAACCTGGCTGATTGTATTCTTCAACAAGCTATGGTGGGTTGTGGTGCTAACCAATTGGTCATATCATATCTTAAACATTCCTTGGCATCACATTTAGTTTCATATGCTGCTGTATTGCAAAGAATAGCCAAATTCGATGCCTTTCATAAACCTCACTGCATTTTAAGTCTCTTAGAATTTCTCGAGGGTTTTCTTGACAGTATTACATGTCGTAGCAAAATGGAAGAAGAAATACTGGCTTTTGCTGTATCATCTATCATCTTATGGTTACTCCAAGTCTATCATTATTCATTAAGTAAATATCCATCATCAAATCCAATACAGAGCCAAGAACTTTTGGAAAAATCTACAACACTCCTCAATTCAATTGTTCATTCGGACTTTCTATTGTCTATGTTTTATCTAGCTAAGCAAAATGATCCAGATGAGTTTAATGAAGTTACAAAGAAATGTCAGGAGATTACAGCTTTCATGATGATGAATACTCAATTTAAAGCACCAGTTACAATACATGACACTTTGCAAAAGATATGTAATATGGATATTGATAAGATAGCTCCACTAAATACTAAACCAGAGACGGTCACACATTGTCTGCAAGCCTTAATAGCCGTCAATGTTTTGGCAAACCCCAGTGCCGATATGCAACAATTAGCTAGCCAGCTAATGATGATACAAAGAATTAAGAGTTATCCGTTATCAAGACTGTATTGTGAATTAATCAGAGCATGTTTCATTTCCTTAAATGATGCCAGTAAAGATGCATCTAAACAGGCTTTGTGGGCTGCATTCACATTTCTAAAATTGCCTCAAGTTATTAACTATCTTCATAATACTTGTGGTACTACTAATAAAGATGGTGATTATTCTGTAGAGGTAGTGGAAGCTTTTGAAAAACTGCTACAAGGCACTCCACTTCTTGATGTTGTTGATGCTAAGAATTcttgcaatagtgttgtatctTTATTGGAGCCCTTAGTTAAACTTAACGTAATATCAGAGACTCAACTTGCATATTTCAACCAAAAAAGAGAAAGTAAGGATATTAAACTACAAAAGTTAGAACCAACAGGTCTTCAAGGGTCTGTGCTGTCATTTATAACCCGTGCGGAACCAACATTAGCTGGAATGCTCAAAACTATGGGAGGAGATTTCCATAAAACTCAAGATTCTTTATATGTAATGCTTTGTCAAATTGTAGGGGGTACTACTTTAGACACTATTCTACCTGTTGCCACAGTAGAGGGAAAACTGAAATTATTTGTGTCAAGATTAATCAAGTTTAATGAATTTGCTCTTCTAACAGCTAGTGAGAAAGGAGCATCTCAGTCAAAAGTCTACATCTTTGatctttcatttttaattctttgcTCTATCGTCCAAGATTATGGAGTTGATGCTGTTCTTGAAGAAAATGGAGATTCCTTTTTTGAACAATGGGTTAGAGACTGTATGGTACACAAAGGAGTTCATAAATCACCAgagcaaatattacaaaaatgtgaCTTACAACTTATGGACATATTTATCCATCATCTCAGTGCACCAGATTTTGATTTCAAGAATACAAACCTTAAACCTCATGATTTATGTACTAATGTATGTGGAGTTataaaagagattttatttGCATGGGAACAAGGATCAATTTCGTCTGCTGATGTCAAGCGTATGTTAGATTCTTTAAGACAAAAAATGACTTCATTAGCTGTATGTGCTTCAGTGTGGCTCTGTTCATATATTAATGTTGTACATCAAGATGCATACATAAAACCTTTAAATATGGTTCAGATGTTTCTATCACCACCAAGTGAAGTTGAATTGGCccaaattgataattttaaagagaGAGCCATATTGATGTGTCAAATAGTACGAAAGATGCAGTATGACATCCATCCACCTCTGGTGCCAAAATCTAAAGTTGTGCCGTTTACTCATTGTATTGTGTCTAAGCAACCCATCTTGGAACAGCTTCAATCTGTATGGGAAGATATTAAAACCAGAGGATACTTACACATTGATGCCACTCAAATTGTTGAGAGTCTTCTGAATACTGCTGGCCCAGTATGGtttgtaacaaatttaattaaagaaatgttGAAATTTCGATATCAGGATGATTTAGACAGATCTGTGGACATTATCTTAGCAATGTTTCacttagatattgaaaaatgcACAGAAGCATTATTACTACATGTTTTACCTCAGTATCTGTATAATGCTAAGCTATGTGATGAGTTGGTTGAACCACAATCAGCAATTTTGGCTAAACTTTGTGTTTACAGTATTTATGCATCCCTCGAACATAGCATATCAAATAGAGTCAACATATCTAGGAAACGTCGACACGATGATTCAGAAGATTTAGATACAATGGCCACTTCAAGTAAAGTTAGGAGAATGAATGACAATACATCAGATTCTTTGTATTATTCTCAAGGTCAAAGCATGTCTGGTATTGTAATAAAGGAACCTCTACAATCTGCTTTGGATGTTTTATACAAATCATTTTCTCAACTAGCAGGAAAGAACGGTGATGTTACACCTCAAactcaatttatatttgaatttatggtATATGTTGTTCAATGTGGTCAGGAAAGGGCTCAAGTAGTACTACAAAAAATGCCAAGTGAAATAATCCCAACACTAATAAAGGCATTACCTGATAACTTCAATGTAGGATTAATCTTACGATTGTATGATTTATCTACATCATATGGAAGAAAAGATACTGCAAGGGACCtttgtttattaagaaatatgagGCTCAGACCTGAataa